One genomic window of Solanum dulcamara chromosome 12, daSolDulc1.2, whole genome shotgun sequence includes the following:
- the LOC129877026 gene encoding putative RING-type E3 ubiquitin transferase C3H69, whose amino-acid sequence MSKRVLCKFFAHGACLKGDHCEFSHDWNNPSNNVCTYYQKGACAYGSRCRYEHVKLSRSQPSVQSSAQPQQYLLSSSAPTNVPPGMDAHNADVVPGISTEYLASSRPYDASSQPAWNQKSELQDALEIDDMIELNSVNPADRSICAFAAAGNCPRGENCPRVHGDLCPTCGKHCLHPFRPQEREEHIKTCENKQKHLDLLKRSQEIECSVCLERVLSKSTAAERKFGILSECDHPFCVSCIRNWRGSSSSGMDVNSALRACPICRKLSYFVIPSVIWYFTKEEKEEIVDNYKNKLRSIDCKHFDFGNGTCPFGTSCFYKHQHRDGRLEEVVLRHLGSEDGSTVIAKNIRLSDFLRNLEIN is encoded by the exons ATGTCCAAAAG GGTTCTTTGTAAGTTCTTTGCACATGGGGCATGTCTGAAGGGGGATCATTGTGAGTTTTCACATGATTGGAACAATCCTTCTAATAAT GTATGCACCTACTACCAAAAAGGAGCTTGTGCTTATGGAAGCAGGTGTAGATATGAGCATGTTAAACTGTCTCGATCTCAACCTTCAGTTCAATCTTCAGCACAACCTCAACAATATCTGCTTTCAAGTTCTGCTCCTACCAATGTGCCTCCTGGAATGGACGCACATAATGCAGATGTTGTGCCAGGTATTTCTACTGAGTATTTAGCTTCAAGCAGACCTTATGACGCTTCCAGCCAACCAGCATGGAACCAAAAGTCTGAGCTTCAAGATGCATTGGAGATTGATGACATGATTGAGTTAAACAGTGTTAACCCAGCTGATCGGTCAATCTGTGCTTTTGCTGCTGCTGGTAATTGTCCTCGGGGAGAAAATTGTCCTCGTGTTCATGGAGATCTGTGTCCAACCTGTGGAAAGCATTGCTTGCATCCTTTCAGGCCTCAGGAAAGAGAGGAGCATATAAAAACATGTGAGAACAAGCAAAAGCACCTTGATTTATTGAAGCGCAGTCAAGAAATTGAATGCAGTGTATGCCTTGAACGTGTTCTTTCCAAGTCAACAGCAGCTGAGAGGAAGTTTGGGATCCTTTCTGAGTGTGATCATCCGTTTTGTGTATCGTGTATAAGGAATTGGCGTGGCAGTTCTTCCTCTGGGATGGATGTTAATTCTGCACTGAGGGCTTGCCCCATATGCCGAAAGCTTTCATATTTTGTCATTCCAAGTGTTATTTGGTACttcacaaaagaagaaaaggaagaaatagTCGACAACTACAAAAACAAACTCAG ATCTATCGACTGCAAGCACTTTGACTTTGGGAATGGGACTTGTCCATTTGGGACGAGCTGTTTCTACAAG CATCAACACCGTGATGGTCGTCTGGAGGAAGTGGTACTGCGCCATCTTGGTTCTGAAGATGGAAGCACAGTAATCGCTAAAAATATCAG GCTCTCAGACTTCCTCAGGAATTTGGAAATTAATTGA